The Chromatiales bacterium genome window below encodes:
- a CDS encoding BrnT family toxin → MTADFDWDPVKDAENQRKHGVSFGEAQIAFLDPGRVIARDLGHSQDEQRYYCFGRVSEGVLTVRFTYRGNIIRIIGAGFWRRGRKLYEAHSKVHR, encoded by the coding sequence ATGACAGCCGATTTCGACTGGGACCCGGTCAAGGATGCCGAGAATCAACGAAAGCACGGCGTGTCTTTTGGCGAGGCCCAGATCGCATTTCTCGATCCCGGCCGCGTCATAGCTCGTGACTTGGGGCACAGCCAGGACGAGCAGCGTTACTACTGCTTCGGTCGCGTATCGGAGGGCGTCCTGACAGTCAGATTCACTTATCGGGGCAACATCATTCGGATAATCGGCGCCGGCTTTTGGCGTAGGGGCAGGAAGCTTTATGAAGCACACTCAAAAGTACACAGATGA